In Zobellia roscoffensis, the following are encoded in one genomic region:
- a CDS encoding SGNH/GDSL hydrolase family protein: protein MKKQLLLIIALCGILVGFEQDTKPNVLIIGDSISIGYTPYVKTALKDRANVFHNEGNAQHTGTGLEKLEEWLGDTQWNVIHFNWGLWDLCYRHPDSKEVGNRDKIKGTVTFTPEEYAANLEKLVVRLKKTGAQLIFATISYVPKGEVGRFVESDKIYNEVAIEVMVKHGIPVNSLNRISKKIHQKHTAGPGNVHYTKEGYRLLSVPVVEQIENSLDTI from the coding sequence ATGAAAAAACAATTGCTTCTGATTATCGCATTATGCGGAATTTTAGTAGGTTTTGAACAGGACACCAAACCTAACGTTCTCATTATAGGTGATTCTATTTCTATAGGCTATACACCATATGTGAAAACGGCTTTGAAGGATAGGGCCAATGTATTCCATAACGAAGGAAATGCTCAGCACACGGGTACGGGACTTGAAAAATTAGAAGAGTGGTTGGGAGATACACAATGGAATGTGATTCATTTTAATTGGGGCTTGTGGGATTTATGTTATCGCCATCCAGACTCAAAAGAAGTAGGGAACAGAGATAAGATAAAAGGCACAGTTACCTTTACTCCGGAGGAATATGCCGCAAATTTAGAAAAGCTAGTTGTTCGCTTAAAAAAGACCGGGGCCCAACTCATTTTTGCTACCATCAGTTATGTGCCCAAGGGTGAAGTGGGGCGCTTTGTAGAGTCAGATAAAATATACAATGAGGTGGCTATTGAGGTTATGGTAAAACACGGTATCCCCGTAAATTCGCTTAACCGGATTTCAAAAAAGATTCATCAGAAACATACTGCTGGCCCTGGCAATGTGCATTATACAAAAGAGGGCTATAGGCTGCTTTCCGTACCTGTTGTAGAACAAATAGAAAATAGCTTGGACACAATCTAA
- a CDS encoding sulfatase-like hydrolase/transferase, whose product MAHFNKLRSINTITILMILISWGLNAQTTSDTYQKPNIIFILTDDLGFGDLGVLFQNQRLIQEGKRVPQEFTPNLDRMANEGALMPQHYSAAPVCAPSRASLLLGQSQGHVNIRDNQFDKALAYNHTLGSILQEADYKTAAIGKWGLQGKGKAPNWPSHPLNQGFDYYLGYMRHGDGHEHYPKEGIYRGTKEVYENRTNITPDLDKCYTADLWTAAAKKWIVDHKKGEERNKPFFMYLAYDTPHAVLELPTQAYPKGGGLNGGLQWLGEPGRMINTASGKVDSWIHPDYANATYVPENSKKPVPWTDVYKRYATDTRRIDFAVGDILKLLKDLKIDDNTLVIFTSDNGPSVESYLDNQPIVPTFFKSYGPFTGIKRDCWEGGLRMPTIARWPKAITPGTVISSPSISYDWMPTFSEVAGYPAPAVSDGTSLLPSLTGKGNQAPSSIYVEYFQNGKTPGYDNFSADLRDRRRNQMQMIRKGDYVGVRYDIESENDDFEIYNVIEDMDQSDNLAGSANFVTLQEEMKASVLQQRMPNPSAVRPYDQALIPGVATTGLKKGVIWKSYEGNFRWVPSVMALTPAKIGVSMQISPEIQVSENNKVLYFEGYIKVPADGTYTFYLNANAGGVLRIHESTVIDADYGYIKNSKMSGQYRLKAGLHPIELYYRNGKKGKPQFSLEWNGPTFDKKAISESVLFH is encoded by the coding sequence ATGGCGCATTTCAACAAACTACGATCCATCAACACTATTACAATTTTAATGATTCTTATAAGTTGGGGTTTAAACGCTCAAACCACTTCGGATACGTATCAAAAACCGAATATAATTTTTATTCTAACAGACGATTTGGGTTTTGGAGATTTAGGGGTTCTTTTTCAAAATCAAAGATTAATTCAAGAAGGAAAGCGTGTACCACAGGAATTTACCCCCAATTTAGACCGTATGGCAAATGAAGGGGCGCTAATGCCGCAGCATTATTCTGCTGCGCCCGTTTGTGCTCCATCCAGAGCATCGTTATTATTGGGGCAAAGTCAAGGGCATGTCAATATTAGGGATAATCAGTTTGATAAAGCCTTGGCTTACAACCACACCCTAGGGTCTATTTTACAAGAGGCAGACTATAAAACGGCAGCCATTGGAAAATGGGGATTGCAGGGGAAGGGAAAGGCCCCAAATTGGCCTTCACATCCCTTAAATCAGGGATTTGACTATTACTTGGGGTATATGAGACATGGTGATGGGCATGAGCATTACCCAAAAGAAGGTATTTACCGTGGTACCAAAGAAGTTTATGAAAACCGAACCAATATTACTCCCGACCTGGACAAATGCTATACTGCCGATCTATGGACCGCTGCCGCTAAAAAATGGATAGTAGACCATAAAAAGGGAGAGGAAAGAAATAAGCCATTTTTCATGTATCTGGCCTATGATACCCCGCATGCCGTTTTGGAACTGCCAACACAAGCCTATCCTAAAGGGGGCGGACTTAACGGTGGTCTACAGTGGCTTGGGGAGCCCGGTAGAATGATAAATACGGCCAGTGGTAAAGTGGATTCTTGGATTCACCCGGATTATGCCAATGCCACCTACGTTCCCGAAAACAGTAAAAAACCTGTTCCGTGGACGGATGTCTACAAAAGGTATGCTACGGACACTCGTAGGATAGATTTCGCCGTAGGAGATATTCTTAAACTTTTAAAAGACCTTAAAATTGATGATAATACCTTGGTGATATTTACTTCTGATAATGGACCATCGGTAGAATCCTATTTGGATAACCAACCTATTGTGCCTACCTTTTTTAAGAGTTACGGACCTTTTACCGGGATTAAGAGAGATTGTTGGGAGGGTGGTTTACGCATGCCTACTATAGCAAGATGGCCTAAAGCTATTACTCCGGGAACAGTTATTTCTAGCCCTAGCATATCTTACGATTGGATGCCTACCTTTTCCGAAGTGGCTGGTTATCCTGCTCCAGCAGTCTCTGATGGAACCTCTCTGTTGCCTTCTTTAACGGGAAAAGGAAATCAAGCGCCTAGTTCTATTTATGTTGAATATTTTCAGAATGGAAAAACACCCGGTTATGATAATTTTAGTGCCGATTTGCGAGACCGTCGTAGAAACCAGATGCAGATGATTCGTAAAGGTGATTATGTGGGTGTTCGATATGATATAGAGTCTGAGAACGATGATTTTGAAATTTACAATGTAATTGAGGATATGGACCAATCCGATAACCTAGCGGGATCCGCTAATTTTGTAACACTTCAAGAAGAAATGAAAGCGAGTGTCTTGCAGCAGCGTATGCCCAATCCTAGTGCAGTTAGACCTTATGACCAAGCATTGATTCCTGGCGTAGCGACAACCGGATTAAAAAAGGGAGTAATATGGAAATCCTATGAGGGTAATTTCCGTTGGGTTCCTTCCGTAATGGCACTAACACCGGCCAAAATTGGGGTGTCCATGCAAATATCCCCGGAAATCCAAGTTTCGGAAAATAATAAGGTATTATATTTTGAAGGTTACATAAAAGTACCTGCAGATGGAACTTACACCTTTTACCTAAATGCCAATGCTGGAGGGGTGCTACGTATTCACGAATCTACCGTTATTGATGCGGATTATGGGTATATAAAAAATTCTAAAATGAGCGGACAATACAGGCTAAAGGCGGGATTACACCCCATTGAGCTGTATTATAGAAACGGCAAAAAAGGAAAACCACAATTTAGTCTAGAATGGAATGGACCAACATTTGACAAAAAAGCCATTTCGGAATCGGTTTTGTTTCATTAA
- a CDS encoding alpha/beta fold hydrolase, with protein MKKFYFKFLFVLVLPLSMNAQSLDTLVDVGGYKMHFNIIKGEGTPILFEAGGGNDASVWEPILEKIHDVTGTTLITYDRSGFGTSELNPKLKNDADYGIENGIKELEIGLSKLGYDKDIILVSHSYGGLYNLLYTRKHPKKVKSIVLIDATPIDFWNDELLAMRDMNVDISTIPKGTGDYYMNANYNETMRSIKGMQFPKHTPITSIFPENSFPYFPEVLSTRWKKLQDELAEKNKNVTPIIAKGSGHAVFEDNPALIINTIIKAYSETLAKDQQNVVLEKALNNAITLAIETRVHSRSEHDLNTLGYSFMQTEELDKALEVFKVTTILFPESANAYDSYGEALLAADKKTEAIEMYKKSIELNPENEHGKEVLLQLKQE; from the coding sequence ATGAAAAAATTCTACTTTAAATTCTTATTCGTTTTAGTATTACCGCTCTCCATGAATGCTCAAAGCCTAGATACACTGGTGGATGTAGGAGGTTACAAAATGCATTTCAATATTATAAAAGGAGAAGGGACCCCCATTCTCTTTGAAGCTGGTGGAGGTAATGATGCTTCCGTTTGGGAACCCATTTTAGAAAAAATTCATGACGTTACCGGTACAACACTAATTACCTATGACCGGTCAGGATTTGGAACAAGTGAATTAAATCCGAAGTTAAAAAACGATGCCGATTATGGAATAGAAAATGGAATTAAAGAATTAGAAATAGGTCTTTCTAAATTAGGATACGACAAGGATATTATTTTAGTTTCCCACTCCTACGGCGGACTCTACAATCTACTGTACACCCGTAAACATCCTAAAAAGGTGAAATCCATTGTTTTAATAGATGCCACGCCCATTGATTTCTGGAATGACGAATTATTGGCCATGAGAGATATGAATGTGGATATAAGTACTATTCCAAAGGGTACCGGTGATTATTATATGAATGCTAATTATAATGAAACGATGCGTTCTATAAAAGGTATGCAGTTCCCAAAACATACGCCTATTACCAGCATTTTTCCAGAAAACTCATTTCCGTATTTTCCTGAGGTGCTTTCAACTAGATGGAAAAAACTACAGGACGAGCTAGCCGAAAAAAACAAAAATGTAACTCCGATTATTGCCAAAGGCAGTGGTCATGCCGTTTTTGAAGATAATCCTGCGTTAATCATCAATACCATTATAAAAGCTTACTCAGAAACGTTAGCTAAAGACCAGCAAAATGTGGTGTTAGAAAAGGCGCTGAACAATGCTATAACATTAGCTATTGAAACTAGAGTACATAGCCGTTCAGAACATGATTTGAATACATTAGGGTATTCATTTATGCAAACCGAAGAACTTGATAAGGCTTTAGAAGTTTTTAAAGTGACTACTATTTTGTTTCCAGAAAGTGCTAATGCATATGATAGTTATGGCGAAGCTTTATTAGCGGCTGACAAGAAAACAGAAGCCATTGAAATGTACAAGAAATCTATTGAATTAAACCCTGAGAATGAACATGGAAAAGAGGTGCTACTTCAATTGAAACAAGAATAA
- a CDS encoding alpha-amylase family protein → MKFPLNYFFIFLFCSHFASCQDKAQGFLPSLDFSLKKANVRSIENRLIVSTGNVERTWQLTKSGFITTAFKNIDTDETYSAPSVGVKCDWAYYGLINGDTRGNLISLTAKRSDDKKFTSEHIEIVAEFKYPKIESSVKYVIWAYPDAPGIRTQLFIKGDAKKYMDESDLRPKNNFSYDLVNGTSNFDYFSGETAERYIATTAQNENSVQYHVKGLDPEKQYKLGFTWWDFKGEGLVQNVRVTSVDGEINEKVIKEAKLPDYKNEKRRYEARQIDLPSTILHDGTFRVFFDKVKGKRAQVSEVFIYEKGNRKVKISSNMVNRLEELRTEAPNGYSLIGYIDCGEAIQAEKMVATGRVDFLPVSNKNKTTTHIGYYNDTQHRNKTETPLIKIETSRVEETQKVQWSNMVRVDEEGSGIIVVKESHKCVNQYGVDTGEFVIGENGIENTGTSLFSSELNSEEYKWCWPSWSIAYSGGEYGSELALKKFDRIRYPIDEDRDIYIQANTWGSGRGKTASQEENILLELESQADLGIDIQQIDDGWQNKDWGLRKDWYPKGWQNVVNKSKETGVKLGLWAAAMPVTYEALKNSYDQANFVTYKLDFASLGTHENMEKLMGKIRKFILYTNQQVRVNWDLTENAPRFGYFWAKEYGSVYLENRKPDKPENVVYIPHLVLRDIWHLTSYTNINKFQTSIQNTGMTNKKVSDAYLHTDPYAVAIGLVGTPLFFQETQNYEQNSREEIKALLKVYKKHRKEMYDSYVFSIGNEPNNKSWSGFQWYKENRKSGYLLLFRELENNDSETELKLRFLKNKNVMFTNLEGGESKSVYIKEDGLARFKIDNPASYKFIKYAYE, encoded by the coding sequence ATGAAATTCCCATTGAATTACTTTTTCATCTTTTTGTTTTGTAGTCACTTCGCGTCATGCCAAGATAAAGCGCAAGGATTTCTACCATCGCTAGATTTCAGTTTAAAAAAAGCAAATGTACGCTCTATAGAAAATCGGTTAATAGTTTCTACGGGCAACGTAGAACGTACTTGGCAATTAACAAAAAGTGGTTTTATAACAACAGCGTTTAAAAATATAGATACAGATGAAACGTACTCCGCACCATCAGTTGGTGTAAAATGTGATTGGGCATACTACGGCTTAATTAATGGCGATACAAGAGGAAATTTAATTTCCTTGACGGCCAAAAGGTCTGATGATAAGAAATTTACTTCTGAACATATTGAGATAGTTGCCGAGTTCAAATACCCTAAAATAGAGAGCTCGGTTAAATATGTTATTTGGGCGTACCCTGATGCACCTGGCATTCGTACCCAACTTTTTATTAAAGGTGATGCGAAAAAATATATGGATGAATCGGATTTGAGACCTAAAAATAATTTCAGCTATGATTTAGTAAATGGTACTTCAAATTTTGATTATTTCTCAGGTGAGACTGCTGAAAGATATATAGCAACAACTGCGCAAAATGAAAATTCGGTACAGTACCATGTAAAAGGGCTAGACCCGGAAAAGCAATATAAACTTGGTTTTACTTGGTGGGATTTTAAAGGAGAAGGGCTTGTACAGAATGTTAGGGTAACTAGTGTTGATGGTGAAATTAATGAAAAAGTAATTAAGGAGGCAAAATTGCCGGATTATAAAAATGAGAAGCGGCGCTATGAGGCTAGGCAAATAGACTTACCTTCAACTATTCTACATGACGGTACTTTTCGTGTTTTTTTTGATAAAGTAAAAGGCAAACGTGCTCAAGTAAGCGAGGTGTTCATTTATGAAAAGGGTAATCGTAAAGTGAAAATTTCTTCTAATATGGTAAATCGCTTGGAAGAGTTGAGAACCGAAGCACCTAACGGGTATTCTTTAATAGGGTACATTGATTGTGGAGAAGCTATTCAAGCAGAAAAAATGGTAGCTACAGGCCGCGTCGATTTTTTACCGGTTTCAAACAAAAATAAAACTACGACCCATATAGGATATTATAATGATACGCAACACCGTAATAAAACGGAAACGCCATTGATAAAGATAGAGACCTCCCGGGTAGAGGAAACGCAAAAAGTTCAATGGAGCAATATGGTGCGAGTAGATGAAGAAGGCTCTGGTATTATAGTGGTTAAAGAATCACACAAATGCGTCAATCAATATGGGGTAGATACAGGTGAGTTTGTCATTGGTGAAAATGGTATTGAGAATACAGGAACATCACTGTTTTCTTCGGAATTGAATAGTGAAGAATATAAATGGTGTTGGCCATCATGGAGCATTGCTTATTCGGGTGGTGAATATGGGAGTGAGCTGGCTCTTAAAAAGTTTGATCGTATTCGTTACCCTATAGATGAAGATAGGGACATTTATATACAGGCAAATACGTGGGGTTCTGGTAGGGGCAAAACGGCTTCCCAAGAAGAGAATATATTGCTAGAGCTAGAATCTCAGGCAGATTTAGGTATCGATATACAACAAATTGATGACGGTTGGCAGAATAAAGATTGGGGTTTACGCAAAGATTGGTATCCAAAAGGATGGCAGAACGTTGTAAACAAATCAAAAGAAACGGGAGTGAAGCTTGGACTGTGGGCAGCGGCAATGCCAGTTACCTATGAAGCTTTAAAAAACAGTTATGACCAGGCCAATTTTGTCACTTATAAATTAGATTTTGCAAGTTTGGGTACGCATGAGAATATGGAAAAGCTCATGGGTAAAATTAGAAAGTTTATTCTGTATACCAACCAGCAAGTTCGTGTTAATTGGGATTTAACAGAGAATGCACCACGTTTTGGATATTTTTGGGCCAAAGAGTACGGCAGTGTTTATTTAGAAAACCGCAAACCGGATAAGCCTGAAAATGTGGTTTACATTCCACATTTGGTTTTACGGGATATTTGGCATTTAACCAGCTATACAAATATCAATAAGTTTCAAACTTCTATTCAAAATACCGGTATGACCAATAAAAAGGTCAGCGATGCGTATTTGCATACCGACCCTTATGCTGTAGCTATCGGTTTAGTAGGGACTCCTTTGTTTTTTCAAGAAACTCAAAACTACGAGCAAAACAGTAGGGAAGAAATAAAAGCACTATTAAAGGTTTATAAAAAACATAGAAAGGAGATGTACGATAGCTATGTGTTTTCTATTGGTAATGAGCCTAATAATAAAAGTTGGTCAGGTTTTCAGTGGTACAAAGAGAATAGAAAATCAGGTTATTTATTATTGTTTAGAGAGTTAGAAAATAATGATTCTGAAACGGAATTGAAATTACGGTTTTTAAAAAACAAAAACGTAATGTTCACAAATTTGGAAGGTGGAGAATCTAAATCGGTATATATAAAGGAAGATGGTTTAGCAAGGTTCAAAATAGATAACCCTGCTTCCTATAAATTTATTAAATATGCGTACGAATGA
- a CDS encoding glycoside hydrolase family 30 protein, translating into MKNIKKLLLTVFVFGICCKVMAQNSSIEVYINKDIEHQTLHNFAASDAWAAQFTGLWPDEKRNQMADWLFSMETNAQGSPKGIGLSAWRFNIGAGSEAQGDSSGIKDPWRRTEGFLRNNGTYNWQKQAGQQWFLKAAKDRGVNQFIAFVNSPPIQLTKNGKGHSEDGLSANLSTENYGAYANFLVNVFHHFKDSVGVDFDYISPFNEPQWEWKGGQEGSPWNNNELASAARVIDSVFRVENIPAQLEVTEAGAIDYLTGTKKKHNNRSNQIETFFNVSGPDYLGGLNSLAPKVAAHSYFTTWPIEKLKRERERIAEKLLKYPYLEYEMSEYCILENNEEIKGKGSGLGMQTALYVARVIHADLTIANASVWHWWLAMSPYDFKDGLIYHDKHMEDGVIYDSKLLWAFGNYSRFIRPGALRISAIYKNDTSTETLQNGVLISAYKNKDNSMVVVAVNQKNTAVNLKLQLDVQPYEKVSSYITDIGQNLESKILEKPKDGKFTVSEKSVTTFVFR; encoded by the coding sequence GTGAAGAACATAAAGAAGTTACTTTTGACAGTATTTGTATTTGGCATTTGCTGTAAGGTAATGGCGCAGAATTCTAGTATAGAGGTTTATATCAATAAGGATATAGAACATCAAACTCTACATAATTTTGCGGCTTCGGATGCATGGGCGGCCCAATTTACAGGTTTGTGGCCAGATGAGAAAAGAAACCAAATGGCAGACTGGTTGTTCAGCATGGAGACCAATGCCCAAGGTTCTCCAAAAGGAATAGGACTATCTGCTTGGCGCTTTAATATTGGAGCGGGAAGTGAGGCTCAAGGAGATAGCAGTGGTATAAAGGACCCATGGCGAAGAACGGAAGGTTTTTTACGTAACAATGGCACGTACAACTGGCAAAAACAAGCCGGACAGCAATGGTTTTTAAAGGCAGCCAAAGATAGGGGAGTCAACCAATTTATAGCTTTTGTGAACAGCCCGCCCATTCAGCTTACTAAAAATGGGAAGGGACATTCGGAGGATGGTTTATCAGCGAATCTGTCAACCGAGAATTATGGTGCCTATGCTAATTTTCTTGTAAATGTATTTCATCATTTTAAGGATAGTGTAGGAGTAGATTTTGATTATATAAGTCCGTTTAACGAACCGCAATGGGAATGGAAAGGCGGCCAAGAAGGTTCTCCTTGGAACAATAATGAGTTGGCTTCGGCCGCTAGGGTAATCGATTCCGTTTTTCGAGTTGAAAATATTCCTGCTCAACTAGAAGTTACCGAGGCGGGCGCTATTGATTACCTCACCGGAACAAAGAAGAAGCACAATAACAGGAGCAATCAGATCGAAACTTTTTTTAATGTATCAGGCCCTGATTATTTGGGAGGTTTGAATAGTCTAGCACCTAAAGTGGCGGCACATAGTTATTTTACTACCTGGCCTATAGAAAAGCTTAAAAGGGAGAGGGAACGTATAGCCGAGAAGCTATTGAAATATCCGTACTTGGAATATGAGATGAGCGAATATTGCATTTTAGAAAACAACGAGGAGATTAAGGGAAAGGGCAGTGGTTTGGGTATGCAAACTGCTTTGTACGTGGCACGTGTTATCCATGCTGATCTAACTATTGCCAATGCAAGCGTTTGGCACTGGTGGTTAGCTATGAGTCCGTATGATTTTAAGGATGGCTTGATCTATCATGATAAGCATATGGAAGATGGCGTCATTTATGATTCAAAACTGCTCTGGGCCTTTGGTAATTACTCCCGTTTCATTCGTCCTGGAGCTTTAAGAATTTCTGCAATCTATAAAAACGATACTTCCACGGAAACATTACAAAATGGGGTATTGATTTCGGCTTATAAAAATAAGGATAACAGCATGGTGGTAGTGGCCGTGAACCAAAAGAATACGGCTGTAAATTTAAAATTGCAGCTAGATGTTCAACCATACGAGAAGGTAAGTAGCTATATAACCGACATTGGGCAAAATTTAGAAAGTAAGATTTTGGAAAAACCGAAGGACGGAAAATTTACGGTAAGTGAAAAATCGGTAACCACTTTTGTTTTCCGATAA
- a CDS encoding arylsulfatase, which yields MMYNANIQKRYITVLVILLGLFCGFAQEYKSSVATVQKPNIILIYADDLGIGLLGHEGQKIIKTPYIDQLAKEGLRFTNAYSNMLCAPARASLITGLHDSHERGFEITPGALYKRLSTGEYTQDQIEKLVNSALTPIPESQVFLGQVAQEAGYKTAQIGKLEWGFSTTDYQMKRHGWDYYYGYLDHVRAHGFYPPFLFEDGKLVPIEGNTLANCGKSGEPETPKNFKERKNREGKEQYSQDLFMNKALNFINVNKEQPFFLYFPTQLPHGPVAIPKIHPDFVNDHRLTSVEKEYASMVKILDDNVGQIMQKLKELEIDDKTLIIFTADNGHEIYYAQEGRVEKPYSNNRTGKRFDDVKHKYYSHLSGDIFDGNGGRAGMKRSNLQGGIQVPLIVKWPAKINAGGTSHQLVANYDFLATVAEITGFSGLVRTDGLSFYDELLGQNSEKEHEFVVYSSYTGPTLITRKGWKIRTDLKKEVFELFYLPDDFKEANDLSEEYPQKLQELKNQLLMACEGDLKNGHFTNAGSVLKVSPKAKK from the coding sequence ATGATGTATAATGCAAATATTCAGAAAAGATATATAACCGTTTTGGTTATACTGCTAGGATTGTTTTGCGGTTTTGCGCAGGAATATAAAAGTAGTGTTGCTACCGTTCAAAAACCCAACATTATTCTCATATATGCAGATGATCTAGGGATTGGGTTATTAGGTCATGAAGGACAAAAAATTATAAAGACGCCCTATATTGATCAACTGGCAAAAGAGGGGCTACGGTTTACCAATGCCTATTCCAACATGCTATGTGCTCCGGCCCGTGCATCTTTGATTACTGGTCTTCACGATAGTCATGAACGAGGTTTTGAGATTACACCGGGCGCGCTGTATAAAAGGTTAAGTACGGGAGAATATACTCAAGACCAAATAGAGAAACTGGTGAATAGTGCGTTGACGCCAATACCGGAGAGTCAAGTTTTTTTGGGGCAGGTAGCTCAAGAAGCAGGGTATAAGACGGCACAAATAGGAAAGCTGGAGTGGGGTTTTTCTACGACCGATTATCAAATGAAAAGACACGGTTGGGACTATTATTACGGTTATTTAGATCACGTTCGTGCGCATGGATTTTACCCTCCGTTTCTATTTGAAGATGGGAAATTGGTACCTATAGAAGGCAATACTCTTGCTAATTGTGGTAAGTCCGGTGAACCGGAAACACCCAAAAACTTTAAGGAAAGGAAAAATAGGGAAGGGAAGGAACAATACTCCCAAGATTTGTTCATGAACAAGGCCCTAAATTTTATAAATGTAAATAAAGAGCAACCTTTCTTTTTGTACTTCCCCACCCAATTACCGCATGGTCCTGTAGCTATTCCTAAAATACATCCGGATTTTGTTAATGACCATAGGTTAACGTCCGTTGAAAAAGAGTATGCTTCTATGGTAAAGATCTTAGATGACAATGTAGGGCAGATTATGCAAAAGTTGAAAGAACTTGAAATTGATGACAAGACGCTGATCATATTTACGGCAGACAACGGACATGAAATTTATTATGCGCAGGAAGGGCGTGTAGAAAAACCATATTCTAATAATAGAACAGGCAAACGTTTTGATGATGTAAAGCATAAATATTACAGCCATTTGTCCGGAGATATATTTGATGGCAATGGAGGGCGTGCCGGTATGAAGCGGAGTAATCTCCAAGGCGGAATTCAAGTGCCGTTAATTGTTAAGTGGCCTGCTAAAATAAACGCAGGAGGAACTTCGCACCAGTTAGTTGCTAATTATGATTTTCTAGCAACCGTGGCAGAAATTACGGGTTTTTCAGGATTGGTGCGTACAGATGGATTGTCTTTTTATGATGAACTGTTAGGTCAAAATTCGGAAAAGGAACATGAGTTTGTAGTGTACTCTTCCTATACCGGTCCAACCCTGATTACCCGGAAAGGCTGGAAAATCAGAACAGATTTGAAGAAGGAAGTTTTTGAACTGTTTTATCTGCCCGATGATTTTAAGGAAGCTAATGATTTGTCCGAAGAATATCCACAGAAACTACAAGAACTGAAAAACCAACTCTTGATGGCCTGTGAAGGTGATTTAAAAAACGGTCATTTTACCAATGCCGGAAGTGTTCTAAAAGTCTCCCCTAAAGCAAAGAAGTAG